From the genome of Meles meles unplaced genomic scaffold, mMelMel3.1 paternal haplotype, whole genome shotgun sequence, one region includes:
- the LOC123936080 gene encoding olfactory receptor 15-like → MRNNSFQVGFILLGFTKWPHLEIILFWIVIILYAMIILSNSTIILLSCVDIHLYTPMYFFLSNLSFLDLCFTTTAVPQMLSNLWGPDKSITYTGCVIQLSVFLCLGATEGVMLVMMAFDRYVAICQPLHYTIIMNHQFCWKLVLIAWLSGLMESVTQSPITFQLPFCTHHHLDDFLCEVPAFIRLACGDTSAIEWQMTISADLFTIVPVVLILTSYGCIARALGKLHSEEGRKKAIATCSSHLIVVFMFYGTVAMVYADPKNHFASNYGKIFTFFYTLVTPLLNPLIYTLRNKEVKDALQRLLNKMMHK, encoded by the coding sequence ATGAGAAACAACAGTTTCCAAGTAGGCTTTATTCTTCTTGGCTTCACTAAATGGCCCCATCTGGAAATAATTCTCTTCTGGATAGTGATCATTTTATATGCCATGATCATCCTCTCCAACTCAACCATTATCTTGCTCTCTTGTGTGGACATTCATCTCTACActcccatgtatttctttcttagcaatctttccttcttggATCTCTGCTTCACTACAACTGCTGTGCCTCAGATGTTGTCTAATTTGTGGGGGCCAGACAAGAGCATCACCTACACAGGCTGTGTCATTCAACTATCTGTGTTCCTCTGCCTTGGGGCAACAGAAGGTGTTATGTTGGTGATGATGGCCTTTGACCGCTATGTTGCTATTTGCCAGCCTCTGCATTATACCATCATCATGAATCATCAGTTCTGTTGGAAACTGGTACTAATAGCCTGGCTGTCTGGATTGATGGAATCTGTAACCCAATCTCCCATCACATTCCAGCTTCCTTTTTGCACCCACCACCACCTGGATGATTTTCTGTGCGAAGTTCCTGCCTTCATACGCCTAGCATGTGGAGATACCTCAGCCATTGAGTGGCAAATGACCATCTCTGCTGACCTTTTCACCATTGTACCAGTGGTATTGATCCTGACTTCTTATGGCTGTATAGCTCGAGCCTTGGGGAAACTCCActcagaagagggaaggaaaaaagccaTTGCCACCTGTTCTTCCCACCTTATTGTGGTCTTCATGTTTTATGGGACAGTGGCCATGGTTTATGCAGATCCTAAGAACCACTTTGCTTCAAATTATGGCAAGATCTTCACTTTCTTCTACACTTTGGTCACACCACTGTTGAATCCTCTCATCTATACTCTaaggaacaaagaagtaaaagatgctCTGCAAAGACTGCTAAATAAAATGATGCACAAATGA